In Ochrobactrum vermis, the following proteins share a genomic window:
- a CDS encoding autotransporter-associated beta strand repeat-containing protein yields the protein MCHNAKLREKNRFTNDSSFKIWSRVICGGRMTKWKGQVASYAPNFAEFFVWSTPFLLAGGMAVGSAAAADRYWDPNGTALGRGGAGTWNTTSAEWSPNGDGVSGPYSAWNNSGLDNAIFGGATGTVTISGSVTANSLTTEVTGYIFTGGKLDFAGTVPSITVNAGTTTISSVIEGTAGLTKAGAGILALNGINTFTGDINISAGQLSAANDAALGGAGNAIFTATDAIVELVIGGTGTSRTINLGSGSTTTLAGSGVGSALFNGSGQVTVTNGVAMSNDASTYTGKTTFVGINGVGYSYFSSIGNLGEASSLGAPTTVADGTVTFKQANNYSDNVVYTGSGNTSDRGWDMRGNGANLRNRGTGTLSISGDVFVNSSSTFAAAPSGIIVNES from the coding sequence ATGTGCCATAATGCTAAATTGCGCGAGAAAAACCGGTTTACAAATGATTCTTCTTTTAAAATCTGGTCACGCGTTATTTGTGGCGGGCGAATGACTAAGTGGAAGGGGCAGGTTGCAAGCTATGCTCCGAACTTCGCTGAATTTTTCGTTTGGTCGACGCCTTTCTTGCTGGCGGGTGGTATGGCCGTTGGTTCGGCTGCGGCTGCGGACAGATATTGGGACCCGAATGGCACCGCACTGGGGCGAGGTGGGGCTGGCACCTGGAACACGACATCGGCTGAATGGAGCCCGAACGGCGATGGCGTCAGCGGACCGTATTCTGCCTGGAACAATAGCGGGCTCGACAATGCAATTTTTGGCGGCGCGACCGGAACGGTCACGATTTCAGGATCGGTTACGGCCAATAGTCTCACGACAGAAGTGACGGGCTACATCTTTACGGGCGGTAAGCTCGATTTTGCGGGGACGGTACCGTCCATAACCGTCAATGCTGGTACGACAACTATAAGTTCTGTGATTGAAGGAACCGCCGGCCTGACCAAGGCCGGTGCGGGCATCCTCGCACTTAATGGTATCAACACATTTACCGGTGATATCAATATTAGTGCCGGACAACTCAGTGCGGCGAACGACGCCGCTCTTGGGGGCGCGGGCAATGCAATATTCACGGCGACAGATGCGATAGTCGAGCTGGTGATCGGTGGGACTGGTACCAGCAGGACTATCAATCTGGGAAGCGGCAGTACAACGACGCTGGCAGGTAGTGGTGTTGGATCTGCGCTTTTTAATGGCAGTGGCCAGGTTACCGTCACTAATGGCGTTGCCATGAGCAACGACGCCAGCACCTATACGGGCAAAACGACGTTCGTCGGCATCAACGGTGTTGGCTATAGCTATTTCTCATCGATCGGCAATCTCGGGGAAGCCAGCTCGCTCGGGGCTCCCACCACGGTGGCAGACGGCACAGTCACCTTCAAACAGGCCAATAATTATTCCGACAACGTCGTCTATACGGGCAGCGGTAACACTTCGGACCGCGGTTGGGATATGCGGGGCAACGGGGCGAATCTTCGCAATCGCGGGACAGGTACCCTTTCGATCAGCGGTGATGTCTTTGTTAATAGTTCAAGCACTTTTGCCGCGGCGCCGTCCGGCATAATTGTCAATGAATCATAA
- the holA gene encoding DNA polymerase III subunit delta — translation MAQKKANEVDSFLARPTSSFPVVLLYGPDKGLVSERARRFAEASKLPLDDPFAVIRMEADEIEADPAKLADEARTISMFGGQRLIWIKNAAGQKKLAEAIKHLATEPPQETFVLVEAGDLKKGAGLRSAVENASAGMALPCYSDDSRGIDGVIDDVLVEWKMQITLDGRQLLRASLGGDRLATRGELEKLCLYARGKERIDIDDVRQAVGDVAGLSTDEVIDAVLAGDLQRFEVSFDRVVKSGTAPFLLLNTAMRQFQQVQTLRHIADTERKSASVVVAGARPPIFFNRKKLIENAVSRWTGESLARVIERLQRAVLESRQNATLGIPIIRQCLLAISVESLRNARR, via the coding sequence ATGGCGCAGAAGAAAGCGAACGAAGTCGATAGTTTTCTGGCAAGACCGACGAGCTCGTTCCCGGTCGTGCTGCTTTACGGTCCCGACAAGGGACTGGTAAGCGAACGCGCGCGCCGTTTCGCTGAAGCAAGCAAACTGCCCCTGGATGATCCCTTCGCTGTCATTCGCATGGAAGCGGACGAGATCGAAGCCGACCCGGCGAAACTCGCCGACGAAGCCCGCACTATCTCGATGTTCGGCGGCCAGCGCCTGATCTGGATCAAGAATGCCGCAGGCCAGAAGAAGCTTGCGGAGGCGATCAAACACCTCGCAACCGAACCGCCACAAGAAACATTTGTGCTGGTCGAAGCCGGCGACCTCAAAAAGGGTGCTGGCTTGCGCAGTGCCGTCGAGAACGCTTCAGCCGGCATGGCCCTGCCCTGCTATTCCGACGATAGCCGGGGAATCGACGGTGTCATCGACGATGTTCTGGTTGAATGGAAGATGCAGATCACACTCGACGGGCGCCAGCTTCTCCGCGCAAGTCTGGGCGGTGATCGTCTCGCCACACGTGGCGAGCTTGAAAAGCTTTGCCTTTACGCACGCGGCAAGGAGCGCATCGATATCGACGATGTACGCCAGGCTGTCGGCGATGTTGCCGGTCTTTCAACCGACGAAGTGATCGACGCGGTTTTGGCTGGGGATCTTCAACGTTTTGAAGTCTCTTTCGACCGCGTCGTGAAATCCGGCACCGCACCGTTTCTCCTGCTCAACACGGCGATGCGGCAGTTCCAGCAGGTGCAGACCTTGCGCCATATCGCCGATACCGAGCGGAAAAGTGCCTCTGTCGTTGTGGCCGGTGCCCGCCCACCAATCTTCTTCAACCGCAAGAAACTGATCGAGAATGCAGTAAGCCGCTGGACCGGAGAAAGCCTTGCGCGCGTTATAGAGCGCCTGCAGCGTGCCGTCCTCGAAAGCCGCCAGAATGCGACCCTTGGCATCCCTATCATTCGCCAATGCCTGCTGGCAATCAGTGTCGAGTCACTACGAAATGCCCGTCGATAA